Genomic DNA from Garra rufa chromosome 22, GarRuf1.0, whole genome shotgun sequence:
ttatccgtcattcacccatatagtgatgaaatccaaaatattaaatgtaatggtttaatatttactgaataattcactattttgtagaggggggtcaaaatggcaattttcacctgattTAAAGTCAAGTTACATGACTTCAGAGAGATGGTTTTggtagagggaaacaagatacaattctaatttcaacattatttattctccagacatggttctttaaataaaataagtatcagctgtatacaaagtgtcCAACATTCGGTTTTCCACCCCTGAAAATGGgaaatattcaacaatctggacatctggaagattctaaaagaaaagtttattaaaaacTATAATCTAAAAAtcatattgaaatatatttaatatttcttgagttacaggcactcaaactttggaaaaagaatattagTGGCACTGTTTAATGCAGTTGTTTATATATATAAGGAAATGAGATACAtgtctagtttcaacattatttgttcttcagacattcctctttaaaagaagaAGTATCTTgtttttgcaaactgacccacatttggtttttgaccactgaaaatgtgtacattttaacaacTGAATCCTGGAGCCAtgttgaaattccaatatctctggaaccgattCATATAGGGTCTTAAAAAAATAGGAAAGTTTGTTAAAACCCAATATCTGAAAGGGCTTTaacatatctttaatacttcttgagttacaggcatgcaaactgtGGAAAAATTTTAAAGTACGGTTTCCCCATtattgaatggtcaccattggcacataagtcaacagattttactaatagaacttcAGATctctgtaaaaataacattatgatgctgccatatTTCTGAAGTTATTTTTTACCATCCTATAACTTGACTATGCCtttgaaaattgccattttgaccctcCTCTACAAAACAGTAGATTATTCAGTAAATAtttatccatgacatttaatattttggctttcatcactatacatgtctatctttcccttaaaaaaaataaaaattattataaaaatatatattttttatttttggttttggaTTTGACACTAAATGTCCCAGTTGTAGAATTTCAACTGCAAGGATTGATATCATCATTATGCCCTTTTGTAAAGTCCtcaaagtgatagttcacccagagATGAAAATTCCATCATCATTTtgtcaccttcatgtcattcctgTATGCTTTTTTCCCTTCTGCTGTACACACAAAAagcatattttaaagaatgttttgaTTCAAGCAGTTTTGGTTtctattgacttccattgtatttttcAATCCACACAATGGACGTCAAAGATAACTGAAatggtttggttaccaacattttttaaatattgttttccaAAGATAAAAAGAAGGCCACACTGGTTTGGAATAACAGAAGGTTCAGTAAATGATAGTAGAATTTAATTTTGAGAAGAACTATCCCATTAAAGGAACATgatattcaaaaatgaaaacataCCCGTCGTTATTTACTCACTCCGTCATTTCTGTGCTATGTTATATATGTTATGCTAAATGAAGACTCGTTTTCACTTAATAGTCACAAAATGTTTGTGTTTTGCACCTAGGAGCTCTGACTGTGGGTCTAGTCAAACAATGCCAGACCATCCATGGTCGAAACAGGGTATGCATCTCCCCAAGCCTTCCTCCAGAATGGATCACTACCCTGTTCTTCATCATCTTAGGCATCATCTCGCTCTCTATCACGTGTGGCCTGCTTGTGATCTCACATTGGCGGCGAGAAGCTACAAAATACGCCCGCTGGATCGCCTTCATGGGAAGTATGTTGTCTTAAGGGAAATTTGTTCTGCacaaaaaattcaaaatgaatTACTTTTTAGTATTTCAGACATGaattatttagttttctttgttttttgcaGTGGTCCTCTTCTGCATGGCCGCCCTCATATTTCCAGTCGGATTTTACATCAATCAAGTTGGAGGACAACCTTACAAATTACCCAATAATACGGTTGTTGGGTCCTCATATGTACTGTttgttttatcaatatttttCACAATAGTTGGACTTCTTTTTGCGGGTAAAGTCTGTCTGCCTggctgacagattttttttttatgctacaTATTTGACTTTTTCAATGCCGGTGTGGTTCAACTGATGGCAATGGAATAGATCCACTTTAAAGGGATGACTCACTCACACAAAAGGGCCTTTTTGCAGTGGATGTTTTATTAGAATGATATTGTGGTCATTAAAAGATTTACATAAGCATTAATGTACAGTCAGACAGTCATTACGGCTCAATAAATCATCCTTGTATCATCCCGAGGCAATTAATTTTTGAATAATGACTGGCGAATAAAGGACTGTACATTATCCTGCTTATGACAAGGCTACTcaccaaataaataaatggacaaaGAACATTGATTTGAGTTGAGATGATTTTATGAAATGCTACCTGTATATTACGGTAAAGAAACGGttcacttaaaaaacaaaaatttgctgaaaatgtactcagtctcaggccatccaagatgtacatgagtttgtttccttgtcagaacagatttgaagaaatttagcattggcggcgaatgggtgccatcagaatgagagtccaaacaatgTTCTCCAGGTTTCCTACACTTTAATAAATAAGAAAAGTCATCTGatttattatctttatttatatataataaaaggagtagttcactttcagaagaaaaatgtacagataatgtactcacccccttgtcatccaagattttattatgtatttttagggaaaacatttcaggatttctctccatataatggacttctatggtgccccgagtttgaacttccaaaatgcagcttaaatgcagcttcaaagggctctaaatgatcccagctgaggaagaagggttttatctagcgaaacgatctgttattttcaaaaacatttacaatttatatactttttaatctctaaacagagtacacacagagctagacaagacaagcatttgaggttaaaaggtatataaattgtaaagttttttgtttgtttttttgaaaaaaaaaaaaaacgttttgctagataagacccttctttcctcggctgtaatagtttagagccctttgaagctgcattttggaagttcaaactcgggggcacc
This window encodes:
- the mosmob gene encoding modulator of smoothened protein — protein: MDKLTIISGCLFLAADIFAIASIANPDWINTGSQEGALTVGLVKQCQTIHGRNRVCISPSLPPEWITTLFFIILGIISLSITCGLLVISHWRREATKYARWIAFMGMVLFCMAALIFPVGFYINQVGGQPYKLPNNTVVGSSYVLFVLSIFFTIVGLLFAGKVCLPG